The following are encoded in a window of Phaseolus vulgaris cultivar G19833 chromosome 3, P. vulgaris v2.0, whole genome shotgun sequence genomic DNA:
- the LOC137807052 gene encoding uncharacterized protein isoform X2: MSSADTVNASSAEPVKEPDMGSSLEAKQEDTEIKAQADAMWEQMNKGVSNKVLNRFTSKPKSAPKKTARKTSSNWMSYLGLAPKATESFGQGASNNEHGMTQSGTSEEAKKIAAAALAAVKDDAAMAASNRGKLVITEVRDFAGQEIEVKKLVDSDSKEAMERAKAPPPSAVDVVLEQIKKKQKLSVLDKTKKDWGEYKEENKGLDVELDAYKKSSNQYLDKVSFLQRTDYREFERERDARLALQARKRPDNMQEDCI, from the exons ATGAGCTCTGCCG ATACTGTCAACGCAAGTTCTGCTGAGCCTGTCAAAGAACCTGACATGGGGTCTAGCCTGGAAGCAAAACAGGAGGATACTG AAATAAAAGCTCAAGCTGATGCCATGTGGGAACAAATGAATAAGGGAGTATCTAACAAGGTCCTCAATAGATTTACAAGCAAGCCTAAATCCGCCCCCAAAAAAACTGCAAGAAAGACATCTTCT AATTGGATGTCTTATTTGGGGTTGGCACCAAAGGCAactgaatcctttgggcaaggtGCTTCAAATAATGAACATGGCATGACACAGAGCGGCACCAGTGAAGAAGCCAAGAAGATTGCTGCTGCTGCTCTTGCAGCAGTGAAAGATGATGCTGCCATGGCTGCCTCAAACAGGGGGAAACTTGTG ATTACTGAGGTTCGGGATTTTGCTGGTCAAGAAATTGAAGTTAAAAAGCTTGTTGATTCTGACTCAAAGGAGGCAATGGAAAGAGCCAAAGCTCCTCCACCGTCTGCAGTGGATGTTGTCCTTGAACAAATCAAGAAGAAACAGAAGCTCAGTGTACTTGACAAGACCAAAAAGGACTGGGGAGAATATAAGGAAGAAAATAAGGGATTGGATGTAGAGCTTGATGCCTATAAGAAAAGTTCCAACCAGTATTTGGACAAGGTTTCTTTCCTACAACGAACAGATTATCGTGAATTTGAGCGAGAGAGAGATGCACGATTGGCTTTGCAAGCCAGGAAGCGACCAGATAATATGCAAGAGGATTGCATATGA
- the LOC137807052 gene encoding uncharacterized protein isoform X1 produces the protein MFCFVTRMGKGKDTVNASSAEPVKEPDMGSSLEAKQEDTEIKAQADAMWEQMNKGVSNKVLNRFTSKPKSAPKKTARKTSSNWMSYLGLAPKATESFGQGASNNEHGMTQSGTSEEAKKIAAAALAAVKDDAAMAASNRGKLVITEVRDFAGQEIEVKKLVDSDSKEAMERAKAPPPSAVDVVLEQIKKKQKLSVLDKTKKDWGEYKEENKGLDVELDAYKKSSNQYLDKVSFLQRTDYREFERERDARLALQARKRPDNMQEDCI, from the exons ATGTTTTGTTTCGTTACACGCATGGGTAAAGGTAAAG ATACTGTCAACGCAAGTTCTGCTGAGCCTGTCAAAGAACCTGACATGGGGTCTAGCCTGGAAGCAAAACAGGAGGATACTG AAATAAAAGCTCAAGCTGATGCCATGTGGGAACAAATGAATAAGGGAGTATCTAACAAGGTCCTCAATAGATTTACAAGCAAGCCTAAATCCGCCCCCAAAAAAACTGCAAGAAAGACATCTTCT AATTGGATGTCTTATTTGGGGTTGGCACCAAAGGCAactgaatcctttgggcaaggtGCTTCAAATAATGAACATGGCATGACACAGAGCGGCACCAGTGAAGAAGCCAAGAAGATTGCTGCTGCTGCTCTTGCAGCAGTGAAAGATGATGCTGCCATGGCTGCCTCAAACAGGGGGAAACTTGTG ATTACTGAGGTTCGGGATTTTGCTGGTCAAGAAATTGAAGTTAAAAAGCTTGTTGATTCTGACTCAAAGGAGGCAATGGAAAGAGCCAAAGCTCCTCCACCGTCTGCAGTGGATGTTGTCCTTGAACAAATCAAGAAGAAACAGAAGCTCAGTGTACTTGACAAGACCAAAAAGGACTGGGGAGAATATAAGGAAGAAAATAAGGGATTGGATGTAGAGCTTGATGCCTATAAGAAAAGTTCCAACCAGTATTTGGACAAGGTTTCTTTCCTACAACGAACAGATTATCGTGAATTTGAGCGAGAGAGAGATGCACGATTGGCTTTGCAAGCCAGGAAGCGACCAGATAATATGCAAGAGGATTGCATATGA